The following proteins come from a genomic window of Methanothermobacter thermautotrophicus:
- a CDS encoding pseudomurein-binding repeat-containing protein, with protein sequence MSDRTILVIVAVMVILAGAAVALQLMDTCSTSGAGDDVIIKKADDGYYLNLQAALELAEMDTGNGTVNYRSFNFTGPQRLYIYSRAVVMIGFNDTGMIHVRNYGGPEDPYGYLDTATLTESEYLDMAERTYTWMESHGRSPNHVGIYVEGSPDITPDLAEKIFREVLIEYRRTGKLPEITGV encoded by the coding sequence GTGTCTGATAGGACCATCCTGGTAATTGTGGCTGTCATGGTTATCCTCGCCGGGGCGGCGGTGGCACTGCAGCTCATGGACACCTGCAGCACTTCAGGTGCCGGTGACGATGTTATCATCAAAAAAGCAGATGATGGCTACTACCTCAACCTCCAGGCCGCCCTGGAACTCGCAGAGATGGACACCGGCAATGGGACCGTGAACTACAGGAGCTTCAACTTCACAGGACCACAGCGCCTCTACATCTACTCAAGGGCCGTGGTAATGATAGGATTCAATGACACTGGCATGATACACGTCAGGAATTACGGAGGACCGGAGGACCCCTACGGCTACCTTGACACCGCCACCCTCACAGAGAGCGAGTACCTTGACATGGCAGAGCGCACCTACACATGGATGGAATCCCATGGCAGAAGCCCCAACCATGTTGGGATCTACGTGGAGGGGTCACCTGATATAACGCCAGACCTTGCAGAGAAGATCTTCAGGGAGGTCCTCATTGAATACAGGAGGACAGGTAAACTCCCTGAGATTACAGGTGTCTGA
- a CDS encoding PsbP-related protein, translated as MKYYRLKCSKCGSENSRGAKFCLNCGSTLSREGGDKGWWKRQSRTSKFLIISPIALLLLVLAVGALTEPSYDSDVNYDNDYDNDYDNDAASVSGASSMNTFSENGISFSYPDTWEIYTPDESSDDNVVSLKSYQQGMASILSVYRMPATGDLETERDACIEAISKNGDDVTYVKKTTVDGNRAYIIGSSYYYEGDEGEQEYVVFIEGDYAYTILFTTDDLSLIQDDIDSIIYSFRVD; from the coding sequence TTGAAATATTACAGGTTGAAATGTTCTAAGTGTGGATCAGAAAACAGTAGAGGGGCGAAATTCTGTTTAAACTGCGGATCAACTCTATCCCGTGAAGGCGGGGATAAAGGATGGTGGAAGAGGCAGAGCAGAACCTCAAAGTTTCTTATCATCTCACCCATCGCCCTCCTCTTACTTGTCCTGGCCGTGGGTGCACTCACAGAACCATCCTATGACAGTGATGTTAATTATGATAACGATTATGATAACGATTATGATAACGATGCTGCAAGCGTCTCAGGCGCATCCAGCATGAACACATTCTCTGAAAACGGAATATCATTCAGCTATCCAGACACATGGGAAATCTACACACCCGATGAGAGTAGTGATGATAACGTTGTTTCCCTCAAGTCCTATCAGCAGGGCATGGCTTCAATTCTTTCCGTGTACAGGATGCCAGCCACGGGGGACCTTGAGACCGAACGCGATGCGTGTATTGAAGCCATCTCTAAAAATGGGGATGATGTAACCTATGTTAAGAAGACCACTGTGGACGGCAACAGGGCCTACATCATAGGATCCTCATACTACTATGAGGGTGATGAAGGTGAACAGGAGTACGTGGTATTCATTGAAGGGGACTATGCCTATACTATCCTCTTTACAACCGATGACCTATCACTTATACAGGATGACATAGACAGCATAATATACAGTTTCAGGGTTGATTGA